From the genome of Deltaproteobacteria bacterium, one region includes:
- a CDS encoding tetratricopeptide repeat protein has translation MTVLMRLLGRCYSAAQPARPARVAAAFALAVAACGVSDDLDRADALARQHRWTEAVDAYEAVLARYPHSYAAAWGIARIYCVETHHYDKCLRWTDVLLDAYPDDVRYRRARAAGLRDRAAARRRAGDRAGAAADEAQAAALAP, from the coding sequence ATGACGGTCCTCATGCGACTCCTCGGCCGCTGTTATAGCGCCGCGCAGCCCGCGCGGCCAGCGCGGGTCGCCGCGGCGTTCGCCCTCGCCGTCGCCGCGTGCGGCGTCTCCGACGACCTCGACCGCGCCGACGCCCTCGCCCGCCAGCACCGCTGGACGGAGGCGGTCGACGCCTACGAGGCGGTGCTCGCGCGCTATCCACACAGCTATGCCGCCGCCTGGGGGATCGCCCGCATCTACTGCGTCGAGACGCACCACTACGACAAGTGTCTGCGCTGGACCGACGTGCTGCTCGACGCCTACCCGGACGACGTACGCTACCGGCGGGCGCGCGCCGCCGGGCTACGCGACCGCGCCGCCGCGCGCCGCCGCGCGGGCGATCGCGCCGGAGCGGCCGCCGACGAGGCGCAAGCGGCCGCGCTCGCGCCGTGA